A genomic region of Gemmatimonadota bacterium contains the following coding sequences:
- a CDS encoding PhoH family protein: MALTDRTDSFVEHRLDAEGADPLLLAGVSDANLQELARRFGVRVVFRGTYLVLSGPLEAVEAAVTVALHMIELARMRAPFDASDVARFADGAGSGSGNGLVSPSEAVRISLPGSRRSVTAKSEGQQEYLQAIAAHDVVIGIGPAGTGKTYLAVVMAVDALYKKRVRRIILARPAVEAGENLGFLPGDLQEKVDPYLRPLYDALEDLMPRDRVQAALEARAIEIAPLAYMRGRTLSDAFVILDEAQNATSAQMKMFLTRLGLNSKVVITGDTTQIDLPRRSDSGLLEVEQILKGIDGIEFVYLDAADVIRHRLVKDIIRAYAEATEETR, from the coding sequence ATGGCCTTGACCGATCGCACGGATTCCTTCGTCGAGCACCGCCTCGACGCCGAGGGGGCCGACCCGCTCCTGCTGGCCGGCGTCTCCGACGCGAACCTCCAGGAGCTGGCGCGTCGCTTCGGCGTGCGCGTCGTCTTCCGCGGCACCTACCTGGTGCTGTCCGGCCCGCTGGAGGCGGTGGAGGCGGCCGTGACGGTCGCGCTCCACATGATCGAGCTGGCGCGCATGCGCGCCCCATTCGATGCGTCCGACGTGGCGCGCTTCGCGGACGGAGCGGGGTCGGGGAGCGGCAACGGCCTCGTCTCGCCGAGCGAAGCGGTGCGCATCAGCCTGCCCGGCTCGCGGCGGTCGGTCACGGCCAAGTCCGAGGGCCAGCAGGAGTACCTGCAGGCGATCGCCGCGCACGACGTGGTCATCGGCATCGGTCCCGCGGGGACGGGCAAGACCTACCTGGCGGTGGTGATGGCGGTCGACGCGCTCTACAAGAAGCGCGTGCGCCGCATCATCCTGGCGCGTCCCGCGGTGGAGGCCGGCGAGAACCTGGGCTTCCTCCCCGGTGACCTGCAGGAGAAGGTGGATCCGTACCTGCGTCCGCTCTACGACGCGCTGGAAGACCTGATGCCGCGCGACCGGGTGCAGGCGGCGCTCGAGGCGCGCGCCATCGAGATCGCGCCGCTCGCCTACATGCGGGGCCGCACGCTGTCGGACGCGTTCGTGATCCTGGACGAGGCGCAGAACGCCACCTCCGCGCAGATGAAGATGTTCCTGACGCGGCTGGGGCTGAACTCCAAGGTGGTCATCACGGGGGACACGACCCAGATCGATCTGCCGCGCCGCTCGGATTCCGGCCTGCTCGAGGTCGAGCAGATCCTCAAGGGGATCGACGGCATCGAGTTCGTCTACCTCGACGCGGCCGACGTCATCCGGCACCGCCTCGTCAAGGACATCATCCGCGCCTACGCCGAGGCCACCGAGGAGACGCGGTGA
- the aspS gene encoding aspartate--tRNA ligase, with protein MNPTETGQTTLRTSFLGHLTPEHEGTDVTLVGWVHRRRDLGGLFFLDLRDRSGIVQISCGPDWTEAESVERASALGAEDVVRVQGTVRLRPADARNPDMASGQIEVQARSLEVLSDAAVPAIPVYRTPEEELPAEDLRLQHRVLDLRRPELQRNLMLRHRLVLEARNYFHEHGFLEIETPMLTKRTPEGARDFLVPSRVHPGQFFALPQSPQIYKQILMIAGFDRYMQIARCFRDEDLRADRQPEFTQIDVEAAFIEPEDILVWIEGLMHRLAGVAGIDAPLPFPRTTHREVMERYGSDRPDLRCPLELSDWSAALEGAGLKIVDGILAEGGRVRGLIVPGGASLSRKEIEELEGLAKKAGAPGLLWAKRTADGLSGPLSRGLDDARADRLGLGIGDLALAAGGRDRITSAALDAVRVPAWVRTGGVLEGEAWLWVVDFPLFEENEDGSLAAGHHPFVMPHPEDMALLDTDPARVRGQAYDLVFNGTELGSGSLRIHRSDLQRRIFHLLGLDDAEIDQKFGFLLGALDQGAPPHGGIALGMDRIVQRFAGASSLRDVVAFPKTTAARALFEGAPSPVTDVELAELHLSLRRSEG; from the coding sequence ATGAACCCGACCGAAACCGGACAGACCACGCTCCGCACCTCGTTCCTCGGCCATCTGACGCCGGAGCACGAGGGCACCGACGTCACGCTCGTGGGCTGGGTGCACCGGCGCCGCGACCTGGGCGGTCTGTTCTTCCTGGACCTGAGGGACCGCTCCGGGATCGTCCAGATCTCCTGCGGTCCGGACTGGACGGAGGCGGAGAGCGTGGAGCGGGCCTCGGCCCTGGGGGCCGAGGACGTGGTGCGTGTGCAGGGCACCGTGCGGCTCCGGCCCGCCGACGCCCGCAATCCGGACATGGCGTCCGGCCAGATCGAGGTGCAGGCCCGCTCGCTCGAGGTGCTCTCGGACGCGGCCGTGCCGGCCATCCCGGTCTACCGCACGCCGGAGGAGGAGCTGCCGGCCGAGGACCTGCGTCTCCAGCACCGGGTGCTGGACCTGCGCCGGCCCGAGCTGCAGCGCAACCTGATGCTGCGGCACCGGCTGGTGCTCGAGGCCCGCAACTACTTCCACGAGCACGGCTTCCTCGAGATCGAGACGCCGATGCTCACCAAGCGCACGCCCGAAGGCGCGCGCGACTTCCTGGTGCCGAGCCGCGTGCATCCGGGGCAGTTCTTCGCGTTGCCGCAGAGCCCGCAGATCTACAAGCAGATCCTGATGATCGCGGGGTTCGATCGCTACATGCAGATCGCGCGCTGCTTCCGGGACGAGGACCTGCGCGCCGATCGCCAGCCCGAGTTCACCCAGATCGACGTCGAGGCCGCCTTCATCGAGCCCGAGGACATCCTGGTCTGGATCGAAGGGCTGATGCACCGACTGGCCGGCGTGGCCGGCATCGACGCGCCGCTCCCGTTCCCGCGCACCACGCACCGGGAGGTGATGGAGCGCTACGGGTCGGACCGTCCGGACCTGCGCTGCCCGCTGGAGCTGTCCGACTGGTCGGCTGCGCTGGAAGGTGCCGGCCTCAAGATCGTGGACGGCATCCTGGCGGAGGGCGGCCGCGTGCGCGGCCTGATCGTGCCGGGCGGCGCCAGCCTGTCGCGCAAGGAGATCGAGGAGCTGGAGGGCCTGGCCAAGAAGGCGGGCGCGCCCGGCCTGCTGTGGGCCAAGCGGACCGCGGACGGCCTGTCGGGCCCGCTGTCGCGGGGCCTGGACGACGCCCGCGCCGACCGGCTGGGCCTGGGCATCGGAGACCTGGCGTTGGCCGCGGGCGGCCGCGACCGGATCACCAGCGCGGCCCTGGACGCCGTGCGGGTGCCGGCCTGGGTGCGCACGGGCGGCGTGCTGGAGGGCGAGGCGTGGCTGTGGGTGGTGGACTTCCCGCTCTTCGAGGAGAACGAGGACGGCTCGCTGGCGGCGGGGCATCACCCCTTCGTGATGCCGCACCCGGAGGACATGGCGCTGCTGGACACCGACCCGGCCCGCGTGCGCGGCCAGGCCTATGACCTGGTCTTCAACGGCACCGAGCTGGGGTCGGGCAGCCTGCGCATCCACCGCTCGGACCTGCAGCGGCGGATCTTCCACCTCCTCGGCCTCGACGACGCCGAGATCGACCAGAAGTTCGGGTTCCTGCTGGGCGCGCTCGACCAGGGGGCACCGCCCCACGGCGGGATCGCGCTCGGCATGGACCGCATCGTCCAGCGCTTCGCGGGGGCCTCCAGCCTGCGCGACGTGGTGGCGTTTCCCAAGACGACCGCGGCGCGCGCCCTCTTCGAGGGGGCACCGAGCCCGGTGACCGACGTGGAGCTGGCGGAGCTGCATCTGAGCCTGCGCCGCTCCGAGGGGTAG
- a CDS encoding VanZ family protein produces MPPQSPTPRLRRWIVSWGPALAWATILFLLSELRTVPRVVTFANNDKLIHFGMYAVLGGLLAWGQHGQPIGRGHAAPLAAGYFYGAVDELHQRFVPYRMPSWGDWTADVFGVSVGYTVVLLLLRALHGVRARATRP; encoded by the coding sequence CTGCCGCCCCAGAGCCCAACCCCCCGCCTGCGTCGCTGGATCGTCTCATGGGGACCCGCTCTGGCCTGGGCGACCATCCTGTTCCTGCTGAGTGAGCTCCGCACCGTTCCGCGGGTCGTCACCTTCGCCAACAACGACAAGCTCATCCACTTCGGCATGTACGCCGTCCTGGGGGGGCTGCTGGCCTGGGGTCAACACGGCCAGCCCATCGGCCGCGGTCACGCCGCGCCGCTCGCCGCCGGCTACTTCTATGGCGCGGTGGACGAGCTGCATCAGCGCTTCGTGCCGTACCGGATGCCCTCCTGGGGCGACTGGACGGCGGACGTCTTCGGGGTCAGCGTGGGGTACACGGTGGTCCTCCTTCTCCTTCGAGCCCTCCACGGCGTGCGGGCGCGCGCCACCCGTCCATGA
- the rlmN gene encoding 23S rRNA (adenine(2503)-C(2))-methyltransferase RlmN, whose amino-acid sequence MSEPLSGPQDDRPNLLGLEPDALHHALGRHFADRGQPRFRAGQAARWILEERATSFEAMTDLPAGEREALAAAFSLDEPTLAEVQRSQDGTTKHLWRMADGELVESVLIPARDRLTLCISSQAGCAMGCTFCATGWSGFRRQLDTAEIIGQYRASQRWADENEYGRISNVVFMGMGEPLANRKGVFPALTLLNAGYGLGARKITVSTVGLVPGLEELARRPEQFTLALSLHAPNSDLRRELIPLEKRYPLPQVMAALEAIQAAGGRRVTFEYTMIRDVNDAPELAPELARLARSIGAFVNLIPFNPIPWQDWKPSEPKRIQHFQDVLDRAGVMVAVREPRGRDIDAACGQLRANVVPMG is encoded by the coding sequence ATGTCCGAGCCTCTTTCCGGCCCCCAGGACGACCGTCCCAACCTCCTCGGGCTCGAGCCCGACGCGCTCCATCACGCCCTGGGACGCCACTTCGCGGACCGCGGCCAGCCCCGCTTCCGGGCGGGCCAGGCGGCCCGGTGGATCCTGGAGGAGCGGGCCACGTCCTTCGAGGCCATGACCGACCTGCCGGCCGGCGAGCGTGAGGCGCTGGCGGCGGCGTTCAGCCTGGACGAGCCCACCCTGGCCGAGGTGCAACGGTCCCAGGACGGGACCACCAAGCACCTGTGGCGGATGGCGGACGGGGAGCTGGTGGAGTCGGTGCTGATCCCCGCCCGGGACCGGCTGACGCTGTGCATCTCCTCCCAGGCCGGGTGCGCCATGGGCTGCACGTTCTGCGCGACCGGGTGGAGCGGATTCCGCCGGCAATTGGATACGGCGGAGATCATCGGGCAGTACCGCGCCTCCCAGCGGTGGGCGGACGAGAACGAGTACGGCCGGATCTCCAACGTGGTCTTCATGGGCATGGGCGAGCCGCTGGCCAACCGGAAGGGCGTCTTCCCCGCCCTGACGCTGCTGAACGCCGGCTACGGGCTCGGCGCCCGCAAGATCACCGTCTCCACGGTGGGCCTGGTGCCCGGCCTGGAGGAGCTGGCGCGCCGGCCGGAGCAGTTCACGCTGGCCCTGTCCCTCCACGCCCCCAACAGCGATCTCCGCCGGGAGCTCATCCCGCTGGAGAAGCGCTATCCCCTGCCCCAGGTCATGGCCGCGCTCGAGGCCATCCAGGCCGCCGGCGGCCGCCGCGTCACCTTCGAATACACGATGATCCGGGACGTCAACGACGCCCCGGAGCTGGCCCCCGAGCTGGCCCGCCTGGCGCGGTCCATCGGCGCGTTCGTGAACCTGATCCCGTTCAACCCCATCCCGTGGCAGGACTGGAAGCCCAGCGAGCCCAAGCGCATCCAGCACTTCCAGGACGTGCTGGACCGGGCCGGCGTGATGGTGGCGGTGCGGGAGCCCCGCGGCCGGGACATCGATGCGGCGTGTGGGCAGCTCCGGGCGAACGTGGTGCCGATGGGGTGA
- a CDS encoding RES family NAD+ phosphorylase: protein MGFTEFEDEFDSIQAWTAHEEALRRQNRYLPLAPDYFAALVEACLEYVVTLPGDDPFYRARIHEQQQRFAYPLDQMGAPPAARARGNRLNPSGIPYLYLASDQDTAIAEVRPWRGALVSIACFTPTGGLRVADLRPDVVESDAAVQWVGWMLSRPAHREDPLAYVASQHLSEVLKSRELDGVVYGSALGMGHNLALFSPGAATPSEVDVFEVSDVHYDYG from the coding sequence TTGGGATTCACAGAGTTCGAGGACGAGTTCGATTCCATCCAGGCCTGGACGGCCCACGAGGAAGCCCTGCGCCGCCAGAACCGGTATCTACCGTTGGCGCCGGACTACTTCGCCGCCTTAGTGGAGGCATGCCTTGAATACGTCGTCACACTGCCGGGCGACGACCCCTTCTATCGGGCTCGCATCCACGAGCAACAACAACGATTTGCGTACCCGCTTGACCAAATGGGCGCGCCACCAGCCGCACGTGCTCGGGGCAACCGTCTTAATCCGTCCGGCATTCCGTATCTCTACCTTGCCTCTGATCAGGACACGGCAATTGCCGAAGTGCGCCCATGGCGCGGCGCCCTTGTGTCAATCGCTTGCTTCACCCCGACGGGGGGATTGCGAGTTGCAGACCTCCGCCCGGACGTAGTGGAGTCGGACGCAGCCGTACAGTGGGTTGGCTGGATGCTTAGTCGTCCGGCGCACCGTGAGGACCCACTCGCGTATGTGGCGTCTCAGCACCTATCAGAGGTGCTGAAGAGCCGTGAGCTGGACGGCGTCGTCTACGGATCTGCGTTGGGGATGGGACACAACCTCGCCCTGTTCTCGCCGGGTGCCGCAACACCCTCCGAGGTCGACGTCTTCGAAGTCAGCGATGTCCACTATGACTATGGCTAG
- the istA gene encoding IS21 family transposase, with translation MEELCLARLTAEQIMVGAQMVERGLSMRELARQLGVSEGAVRYRLRQFREGPGEDGRRGKPTRLDGHEAAVRAVLEGLECWRVTGEQRPVQARLVYEALVRDHRYTGSYKAVVRHLKRRYPSPPVRALRRVETPPGVQAQHDWFEERVRVAGVREDLGFLIGSLSHSRARFAWVSREQTQLAWHTGHLGLFERYGGVPLWVRIDNLKTGVAHGAGPSAVLNRSYEVFARECGFGIDPCRPATGSDKGKVERAVRTFRQAFGSVLRASWPTLEALQAALDERAYALMDRLRCPTTGTSVRDAFIEERRLLKPVPWMEAPFDVVVPRRVSRDCLVSFEGRRYSVPFAWVGRQVEVFGTLGHVVIRAEGAELARHPRGTGALLVLDPVHFEGTSTRDVLRPTPLGHRARLQMAGIGAYGERVPLPDPERVRRPLEAYVQLVEGLR, from the coding sequence GTGGAGGAGCTGTGCCTGGCCAGGCTCACAGCGGAGCAGATCATGGTGGGTGCGCAGATGGTGGAGCGAGGGCTGTCGATGCGGGAGTTGGCGCGACAGCTCGGGGTGAGCGAAGGGGCGGTGCGGTATCGACTTCGGCAGTTTCGGGAGGGTCCCGGGGAGGACGGCCGGCGGGGCAAACCGACGCGCCTGGACGGCCACGAGGCGGCGGTGCGGGCGGTCCTGGAGGGACTGGAGTGCTGGCGGGTGACCGGGGAGCAGCGGCCGGTCCAGGCCCGACTGGTCTACGAGGCGCTGGTGCGTGACCATCGCTACACCGGGTCGTACAAGGCAGTGGTCCGCCACCTGAAGCGCCGCTATCCGAGCCCCCCGGTCCGGGCGCTGCGGCGGGTGGAGACGCCGCCCGGGGTGCAGGCGCAGCACGACTGGTTCGAGGAGCGGGTGCGGGTGGCCGGGGTGCGCGAGGATCTCGGGTTCCTGATCGGGAGCCTGTCGCACAGCCGGGCACGCTTCGCCTGGGTGAGCCGGGAGCAGACGCAGCTGGCCTGGCATACGGGCCACCTGGGTTTGTTCGAGCGCTACGGGGGCGTGCCGCTGTGGGTGCGCATCGACAATCTGAAGACGGGTGTGGCGCACGGCGCGGGCCCGAGCGCGGTACTGAACCGCAGCTACGAGGTGTTCGCACGGGAGTGCGGCTTCGGGATCGACCCCTGCCGGCCGGCGACGGGCTCGGACAAGGGCAAGGTCGAGCGCGCCGTGCGCACGTTCCGGCAGGCCTTCGGCTCGGTCCTGCGCGCGAGTTGGCCGACGCTGGAGGCGCTGCAGGCGGCGCTCGACGAGCGTGCCTACGCGCTGATGGATCGGCTCCGGTGTCCGACGACCGGCACGTCGGTGCGCGATGCCTTTATCGAGGAGCGGCGCCTACTCAAGCCGGTGCCCTGGATGGAGGCCCCCTTCGACGTGGTCGTCCCCCGGCGCGTCAGCCGCGACTGCCTGGTCTCCTTCGAGGGCCGCCGCTACAGCGTCCCCTTCGCCTGGGTCGGCCGCCAGGTCGAGGTGTTCGGTACGCTGGGCCACGTCGTGATCCGGGCCGAGGGCGCCGAGCTGGCCCGTCACCCGCGGGGCACCGGGGCGCTGTTGGTGCTGGACCCCGTCCACTTCGAGGGCACCTCCACCCGGGACGTCCTGCGCCCGACGCCGCTGGGACATCGGGCTCGCCTCCAGATGGCAGGGATCGGCGCCTACGGCGAGCGCGTGCCGCTGCCCGACCCGGAGCGGGTACGCCGGCCGCTCGAGGCCTACGTCCAGCTCGTGGAGGGTCTGCGATGA
- the istB gene encoding IS21-like element helper ATPase IstB has protein sequence MSRRSQVDLDPIAERCRALPLLHAAEALPELLEEASRLDLAPVRFLDLVLEREIERKTERRVATSLKLSGLPTGRTLEGFDWTFQPRVDRGKLEALATCAYLRAKDNVLFLGPPGVGKSHLAVALGVKAVKNGFSTTHFVLDDLMHQLKADAAVPPARLKAKRYLNSSLLIIDEVGFRPLDRHEANLFFRLVSARYERGSIVLTSNKHVRDWPEIFAGDEILTTAILDRLLHHVHIVHIDGRSYRLRELDGLLRSDTVAPSPPPRKGGDPARSTRVGA, from the coding sequence ATGAGCCGCCGCAGCCAGGTCGACCTCGACCCCATCGCCGAGCGCTGCCGGGCCCTCCCGCTGCTGCACGCCGCCGAGGCGCTGCCGGAGTTGCTCGAGGAGGCCAGCCGCCTCGACCTGGCGCCCGTCCGCTTCCTCGATCTCGTGCTCGAGCGCGAGATCGAGCGCAAGACCGAGCGACGCGTGGCCACTTCGCTCAAGCTGTCCGGGCTGCCCACGGGGCGGACGCTCGAAGGCTTCGACTGGACCTTCCAGCCCCGGGTCGACCGTGGCAAGCTCGAAGCGCTGGCCACCTGCGCCTATCTGCGCGCCAAGGACAACGTCCTCTTTCTGGGACCTCCGGGGGTCGGCAAGAGCCACCTGGCGGTCGCACTGGGCGTCAAGGCCGTGAAGAACGGCTTCAGCACCACCCACTTCGTGCTCGACGATCTGATGCATCAACTCAAGGCCGACGCCGCCGTCCCTCCGGCCCGGCTCAAGGCCAAGCGCTACCTCAACAGCTCGCTCCTGATCATCGACGAGGTCGGCTTCCGACCGCTCGATCGCCACGAGGCCAACCTCTTCTTCCGCCTCGTCAGCGCCCGCTACGAGCGTGGCTCCATCGTCCTGACCTCCAACAAGCACGTGCGCGACTGGCCCGAGATCTTCGCCGGCGACGAGATCCTCACCACCGCCATCCTCGACCGCCTGCTCCACCACGTGCATATCGTCCACATCGACGGCCGCTCCTACCGCCTCCGCGAGCTCGATGGGCTCCTCCGGTCGGACACCGTCGCCCCCTCCCCACCCCCCAGAAAAGGAGGTGACCCAGCTCGATCCACTCGGGTCGGTGCGTAA
- the istA gene encoding IS21 family transposase gives MIGWESRMLFRHYLAEGLSKTAIAERLGISRRTVTRWIQSGALDRDLDEPPRYRPRPAVPRKLDPYREVIRTRLEAYPELSSVRLMEEIRAAGYDGGYTQLREFVRGIRPQPPEPVIQRFETAPGRQAQVDFADVTLPWGKRYALLVILGYSRLLWVRFFPSKDMRALLEGLAAAFAFLGGVPAEMLFDQMRSVITRDGRLHGERLVTNAEFVRCAAHYGFRVRACRPYRAQTKGKVERPVRYLRENFLYGRDFLNDADLDHQLRRWLDGVANARVHRTTREQPALRFERDERALLQPLPARPYASLVLGAARRPRSGDTRIYAASVPQITVERRPLTHYAELVGGAR, from the coding sequence GTGATCGGATGGGAGAGCCGCATGTTGTTCCGCCACTACCTGGCCGAGGGGCTGTCGAAAACGGCCATCGCCGAGCGGCTGGGGATCAGCCGCCGGACCGTGACCCGCTGGATCCAGAGCGGGGCGTTGGACCGAGACCTGGACGAGCCCCCTCGCTACCGACCGCGCCCGGCCGTGCCCCGTAAGCTGGACCCCTACCGGGAGGTCATCCGCACCCGACTGGAGGCCTACCCGGAGCTGTCGTCGGTGCGGCTGATGGAGGAGATCCGGGCGGCCGGCTACGACGGAGGCTACACGCAGCTGCGCGAGTTCGTACGCGGGATCCGGCCTCAGCCGCCCGAGCCGGTGATCCAGCGCTTCGAGACGGCCCCCGGCCGGCAGGCGCAGGTCGATTTCGCCGATGTGACCCTACCCTGGGGCAAGCGCTACGCCCTCCTGGTGATCCTGGGCTACTCGCGGCTGCTCTGGGTTCGGTTCTTCCCCAGCAAGGACATGCGGGCCCTCCTCGAGGGGCTGGCCGCCGCGTTCGCGTTCCTGGGCGGAGTGCCTGCGGAGATGCTCTTCGACCAGATGCGCTCCGTGATCACCCGGGACGGGCGGCTACACGGCGAGCGGTTGGTGACCAACGCCGAGTTTGTGCGCTGCGCGGCCCACTACGGGTTCAGGGTGCGCGCCTGCCGGCCCTACCGCGCCCAGACCAAGGGCAAGGTCGAGCGGCCCGTCCGCTACCTGCGCGAAAACTTCCTCTACGGCCGCGACTTCCTCAACGACGCCGACCTGGATCACCAGCTGCGCCGGTGGCTGGACGGCGTGGCCAATGCACGCGTCCACCGCACGACCCGGGAGCAGCCCGCCCTCCGTTTCGAGCGCGACGAGCGGGCCCTGCTCCAGCCACTCCCGGCCCGGCCCTACGCCTCGCTGGTGCTCGGGGCCGCCCGCAGGCCACGCTCTGGGGACACCAGGATCTACGCAGCCTCCGTTCCTCAGATCACCGTCGAGCGCCGGCCGCTGACCCACTACGCCGAGCTCGTCGGAGGCGCCCGATGA
- the istB gene encoding IS21-like element helper ATPase IstB has protein sequence MKTSAPSRRDRIRSQLADLRMPGALEALDPVLSQVDGGRLGGAEAIEALLGAQITLRNNRRLQAAMRSSRLPAVKLLGDFDFTFQPSIKREQLDNLHELGFLERKENVIFLGPPGVGKTHLAISLAIAAAQRGRRVYYGTLADLITSLEEAQAAGKLSHRLKTLTHPALLVVDEIGYLPITRTGAMLFFQLMARRYETASSVLTSNKGFEEWGEIFGDDVMAGALIDRLLHHCHVVNIRGNSYRMRNHQDLFPQPHPTHPPADDPPRRVRKRAGPPKAPG, from the coding sequence ATGAAGACCTCGGCTCCCTCGCGGCGCGACCGGATCCGCTCCCAGCTCGCCGACCTGCGCATGCCCGGCGCACTCGAGGCGCTGGACCCGGTCCTGTCCCAGGTCGATGGCGGTCGGCTCGGCGGCGCCGAGGCCATCGAGGCGCTCCTCGGCGCGCAGATCACCCTCCGCAACAACCGCCGCCTCCAAGCCGCCATGCGCTCCAGTCGGCTGCCCGCCGTCAAGCTGCTCGGTGACTTCGACTTCACCTTCCAGCCGTCGATCAAGCGCGAGCAGCTCGATAACCTGCATGAGCTCGGCTTCCTCGAGCGCAAGGAGAACGTGATCTTCCTGGGGCCGCCGGGCGTGGGCAAGACGCACCTGGCCATCTCCTTGGCCATCGCCGCGGCACAGCGCGGGCGCCGTGTCTACTACGGCACGCTCGCCGACCTGATCACCTCCCTCGAGGAGGCGCAGGCGGCCGGTAAGCTCAGTCACCGCCTCAAGACCCTGACCCATCCCGCACTCCTCGTCGTCGACGAGATCGGCTACCTGCCCATCACCCGCACCGGCGCCATGCTCTTCTTCCAGCTCATGGCCCGCCGCTACGAGACCGCGTCCTCCGTGCTCACCTCCAACAAGGGCTTCGAGGAGTGGGGTGAGATCTTCGGCGATGACGTCATGGCCGGCGCCCTCATCGACCGGCTGCTCCACCACTGCCACGTCGTCAACATCCGCGGCAACAGCTATCGCATGCGCAACCACCAGGACCTCTTTCCCCAGCCCCACCCCACCCACCCCCCGGCGGACGACCCTCCCCGGCGAGTCCGCAAGCGGGCCGGGCCCCCTAAGGCTCCGGGCTAG
- a CDS encoding transposase: MQRTTKYVGLDVHQATTVASVRTERGRVIARAVLPTEERALVGFCAGMRGSVHVTYEEGTQAQWLHDLLEPRVARVLVCNRRGEKRQGNKGDRVDADELSDRLRWGGLPAVYHGAQSRADLKELTRAYLNLVDDGTRVRLRLKALFRARAIRTPGKAVYERHGRARWIAKLPERGARLRAQGLYAELDVISALRKKAKAAMVGEAKKDPAWPVLEAIPYLGPVRIAVLLATLGTPSRFRTKRNLWAYAGLAVVTHSSADHELVHGTVRRRQRRPLTRGLNRNHNRRVKAVFKGAANAATGKPGPLREYYDGLLAKGMRGARARHPGAQACQPRPKESHFQRMKMSHSFGVGEASPEP, encoded by the coding sequence ATGCAACGTACAACGAAGTATGTGGGGCTGGACGTGCATCAGGCAACGACGGTGGCGAGTGTGCGGACGGAGCGGGGCCGGGTGATTGCCCGGGCCGTGCTTCCGACGGAGGAACGGGCGCTCGTGGGGTTCTGCGCCGGGATGCGAGGAAGCGTCCATGTGACCTACGAGGAAGGCACACAAGCCCAGTGGCTGCACGACCTGCTGGAGCCGCGGGTGGCTCGGGTGCTGGTCTGCAACCGCCGCGGGGAGAAGCGCCAGGGCAACAAGGGGGACCGGGTCGACGCGGATGAGCTGTCGGACCGGCTGCGCTGGGGCGGGTTACCCGCGGTCTACCATGGGGCGCAGTCCCGCGCGGATCTGAAGGAGCTGACGCGGGCGTATCTGAACCTGGTCGACGATGGGACACGGGTGCGGTTGAGGCTCAAGGCGTTGTTCCGAGCGCGGGCGATCCGGACGCCCGGCAAAGCGGTCTACGAGCGGCACGGTCGAGCGCGCTGGATCGCGAAGTTGCCGGAGCGAGGCGCCCGGCTGCGAGCCCAGGGGCTGTACGCCGAGTTGGACGTGATCTCGGCGCTACGCAAGAAGGCCAAGGCCGCGATGGTCGGCGAAGCGAAGAAGGATCCTGCCTGGCCGGTGCTGGAGGCGATCCCGTACCTCGGGCCGGTCCGCATCGCGGTCCTGCTGGCCACGTTGGGGACGCCTTCGCGCTTCCGCACCAAGCGGAACCTCTGGGCCTACGCGGGGCTGGCCGTCGTGACGCACTCGAGCGCGGATCACGAGCTGGTCCACGGCACGGTGCGTCGGCGCCAGCGCCGCCCCCTGACCCGTGGCCTCAATCGCAACCACAACCGGCGCGTGAAGGCCGTCTTCAAGGGTGCAGCCAATGCCGCTACCGGGAAGCCCGGTCCGCTGCGCGAGTACTACGATGGGCTGTTGGCCAAGGGGATGCGCGGAGCGCGCGCGCGTCACCCTGGCGCGCAAGCTTGTCAACCACGGCCGAAAGAGTCCCACTTTCAACGGATGAAAATGTCCCACTCCTTCGGGGTGGGAGAGGCTAGCCCGGAGCCTTAG